Proteins from a single region of Ziziphus jujuba cultivar Dongzao chromosome 1, ASM3175591v1:
- the LOC107432194 gene encoding uncharacterized protein LOC107432194: MGETSDSIVDERKELIASFSGNGTPVFRTAHFLKPSVTSIDEPLELLSVSRSSMPPKFEPREWALKINLNGWRNPTKDWTNWVNFMHSKYQAKWKEAGIYEAIMNSTFELHKDEKLVLGIAERWSPGTKTFHFPWGEATITLEDVMVLGGYSVLGDSVLSPLKTTQLKEIHEKLNQARFQISKSRSNKASQSLWMKMFMGSGSEIEHEAFLVTWLSMFVFANTVTKLINKLVFPIAIHLARGKRIALAPAVLATIYKDLNLFKEALVYSPKSNRCNNGSFSLELNLWSPLQLIHLWALERFKALQPKPNFIKRGEPFFARWHKVKGLKLGDVRLALDSSGESFQWRPYTKKVVYWNGCKLFGEKAMWVPVGPQLDEQQELLARCLRVSKLVGIDCIEQYLPHRVSMQFGMDQDLPGSVSQSIETPEVAWTNFSKPIGGTKLYIPSQHFEAGVTVRYLDWKKNFQDETKEGKKPRRSSTEKNMEMVKVLHKASKGEINGGNNDDFPPGFPSKSKTANKSGKSLHVKPELVEMMSSNNMPCSLGKRPVCDGKNLGHSRSLSSSIADNKSSGDSIDKGSGDSNENIQPAFPPTGKTADRAGKSLKIEPAFVEMMNSDNDGKNSGHRPSFSDSIAHTRASGEKKLLSESVERIRQSEGSMEGLKITRNDVNGRNSGNLDSCTVSNYNSNSERNRQEHLEFEARISRLERAVAMMRAAMPGKSRLV; the protein is encoded by the coding sequence ATGGGAGAGACATCAGACTCCATTGTGGATGAAAGAAAGGAGCTCATAGCTTCATTCTCTGGTAATGGTACCCCCGTTTTCAGAACTGCCCATTTTCTCAAACCCTCTGTAACTTCCATTGATGAACCCCTGGAGCTTCTTTCAGTTTCTCGCTCTTCCATGCCACCCAAGTTTGAGCCCAGAGAGTGGGCACTAAAAATCAACCTCAATGGATGGAGAAACCCTACAAAGGATTGGACAAACTGGGTTAATTTCATGCACTCCAAGTATCAAGCAAAGTGGAAAGAAGCAGGTATCTATGAAGCAATCATGAATTCCACGTTTGAATTGCATAAGGACGAAAAACTGGTTTTGGGTATTGCTGAGAGGTGGTCTCCTGGGACTAAAACATTCCATTTTCCTTGGGGTGAAGCAACAATCACTTTGGAAGATGTCATGGTTCTAGGTGGTTACTCTGTGTTGGGGGACTCTGTTTTAAGCCCCCTTAAAACCACACAACTGAAGGAAATACATGAGAAATTGAATCAAGCTCGATTTCAAATTTCCAAAAGTAGGTCTAATAAAGCCAGTCAATCGTTATGGATGAAGATGTTCATGGGGAGTGGAAGTGAAATCGAGCACGAGGCTTTTCTGGTAACTTGGCTGTCAATGTTCGTTTTTGCTAATACTGTTACCAAGTTGATTAATAAGCTTGTTTTCCCTATTGCTATTCATCTTGCTAGAGGAAAAAGAATAGCTTTGGCCCCGGCTGTTCTTGCTACCATCTATAAAGATTTGAATTTGTTCAAAGAAGCCCTTGTTTATTCGCCCAAATCTAATAGGTGTAATAATGGAAGCTTCTCGTTGGAGCTCAACCTTTGGTCACCACTTCAGCTGATTCACCTCTGGGCATTGGAGAGGTTTAAAGCGCTGCAGCCTAAGCCTAATTTTATCAAGCGTGGTGAACCCTTCTTTGCTAGATGGCACAAAGTCAAAGGCTTGAAACTTGGGGATGTAAGATTGGCTCTAGACTCGTCTGGAGAGAGTTTTCAATGGCGCCCATATACAAAAAAAGTAGTTTACTGGAATGGTTGTAAACTGTTTGGAGAAAAGGCAATGTGGGTGCCAGTTGGTCCACAGTTGGATGAACAACAAGAGTTACTTGCTCGGTGCTTGAGGGTCTCCAAGCTAGTTGGAATTGATTGCATAGAACAGTATCTCCCTCATCGAGTTTCAATGCAATTTGGAATGGATCAAGACCTTCCGGGTAGTGTTTCTCAATCCATTGAGACTCCAGAGGTTGCTTGGACCAATTTCAGCAAGCCAATTGGTGGGACAAAACTGTATATTCCTTCGCAGCATTTTGAGGCAGGTGTTACTGTCCGCTACTTGGACTGGAAGAAAAATTTTCAAGATGAAACTAAGGAGGGTAAAAAACCTAGAAGATCATCCACAGAGAAGAATATGGAGATGGTAAAAGTACTGCATAAGGCTTCAAAAGGAGAGATTAATGGAGGTAACAATGACGATTTTCCACCTGGTTTTCCTTCCAAGAGTAAGACAGCTAACAAATCAGGGAAGTCTCTTCATGTAAAACCAGAGCTTGTTGAAATGATGAGTTCTAATAATATGCCTTGCAGTCTTGGCAAGAGGCCAGTTTGTGATGGTAAGAATTTGGGTCATTCTCGAAGCTTATCATCTTCTATTGCAGATAATAAATCTTCTGGAGATAGCATTGATAAAGGTTCTGGAGATAGCAATGAGAATATTCAGCCAGCTTTTCCTCCCACGGGTAAAACAGCTGATAGAGCAGGGAAGTCTCTTAAGATAGAACCAGCATTTGTCGAAATGATGAATTCTGACAATGATGGTAAGAATTCGGGTCATCGTCCAAGTTTCTCAGATTCTATAGCTCATACTAGAGCTTCTGGAGAAAAGAAGTTGCTGTCAGAATCAGTAGAAAGAATTAGACAGAGTGAAGGCTCCATGGAAGGGTTAAAGATAACCAGGAATGATGTAAATGGAAGGAATTCTGGGAATCTGGATTCTTGTACAGTGAGCAATTACAATAGCAACAGTGAAAGAAATAGACAAGAACATTTGGAATTTGAAGCTCGGATTAGTAGGCTGGAGAGGGCTGTTGCTATGATGAGGGCAGCAATGCCTGGCAAGAGTAGGCTGGTCTAG
- the LOC107432200 gene encoding uncharacterized protein LOC107432200: protein MEDIVESREELMVSPTGGNQSLRTAHFLKPSVTSVDGPVFNIPRALFLSATTTSTTKLGNFPILWWQSPQRNWKFWVRSLHSEHHLTWKKAGIYEAIMGSKYQIVKSQELVLGLAEKWCPQTNTFIFPWGEATITLEDVMVLGGYPVLGSPVLSPLGSVESKRREAKLVEARLDLLRSKSRKASQSAWLKHFMGSESEFEHEAFLSLWLSRFVFPSTFSSISKHLFPLSIHLASGTQLALAPAVLASIYKNLSSLKEKMGDSTTSKTAVNLWGPFQLVQVWVWERFVASKPKPEEIKFPSEPRIAQWNNVKAPKQEDVKFALDSAGESFLWRPYTLALNNHVLPKFYLEKEEWILVNADVEKELESFARCLRACELVGIGFVQQYFPHRVAMQFGIDQDLPGYVVGNNENYSEPLNGAMWLYVPSRFFKPNVTSRYLEWWKQSTKAEHDGKQRGKEEHQENSGSVPPGFSSKWKDVEARNYDMEDKLTVKEMLRLHHCSSDNRMAEKNGKNCLSDVRKIMKMVPVENMMQSSSESKLEITAKDDRISGVVSSSSSRVYNKARRVMDENEEESRRCHKVDSLRRSMQLEARICTLENMISQLKVARLARNKTE from the coding sequence ATGGAGGACATTGTTGAATCAAGGGAAGAGCTCATGGTTTCACCAACTGGAGGAAACCAATCGCTCAGAACAGCCCATTTTCTGAAGCCCTCTGTAACTTCCGTTGATGGACCGGTCTTTAACATCCCACGAGCCTTATTCCTCTCGGCCACCACTACTAGTACTACCAAGCTCGGAAATTTCCCGATTCTGTGGTGGCAATCCCCTCAACGGAATTGGAAATTTTGGGTTAGAAGCTTGCATTCAGAGCACCACCTCACATGGAAGAAAGCTGGGATTTATGAAGCAATTATGGGTTCTAAATACCAAATTGTGAAAAGCCAAGAACTGGTTCTTGGTCTTGCGGAAAAATGGTGTCCCCAGACGAATACCTTCATCTTCCCTTGGGGTGAAGCAACAATAACTCTAGAAGATGTTATGGTTTTAGGGGGTTATCCTGTTTTGGGTTCTCCGGTTCTTAGTCCTCTTGGAAGCGTAGAATCGAAACGAAGGGAAGCAAAACTAGTGGAAGCTCGATTGGATTTGCTGAGGTCTAAAAGTAGGAAAGCTAGCCAAAGTGCatggttgaagcatttcatggGCAGTGAGAGTGAGTTTGAGCATGAAGCGTTTCTTTCATTATGGTTATCCAGGTTTGTTTTTCCTTCAACCTTTTCCTCAATCTCGAAACACCTTTTTCCACTGTCGATTCACCTAGCTAGTGGGACCCAACTTGCTCTTGCCCCTGCGGTTCTTGCtagcatatataaaaatttgagttctttgaaagaaaaaatgggTGATTCAACTACATCAAAGACTGCTGTAAATCTTTGGGGACCTTTTCAATTAGTACAGGTTTGGGTTTGGGAGAGATTTGTAGCATCAAAGCCGAAACCCGAAGAGATTAAGTTCCCCAGTGAGCCTAGGATAGCTCAATGGAACAATGTGAAAGCACCAAAACAAGAGGATGTGAAATTTGCTTTAGACTCTGCAGGAGAAAGTTTTCTATGGCGACCATATACATTGGCCTTGAATAACCATGTTCTGCCTAAGTTTTACCTTGAAAAAGAAGAATGGATATTAGTTAATGCAGATGTTGAGAAAGAATTAGAGTCATTTGCTAGGTGCTTGAGGGCATGTGAATTGGTGGGGATAGGATTTGTACAGCAATACTTCCCACATCGAGTAGCAATGCAGTTTGGCATCGATCAAGATCTTCCGGGCTATGTGGTTGGAAACAATGAAAATTACAGTGAACCCTTAAATGGTGCAATGTGGTTATATGTTCCATCACGGTTTTTCAAGCCTAATGTTACCTCTAGATATTTAGAATGGTGGAAGCAGTCTACTAAAGCGGAACATGATGGGAAACAAAGAGGTAAAGAGGAACATCAAGAGAATTCAGGGTCTGTTCCTCCTGGTTTTTCTTCCAAATGGAAAGATGTTGAAGCAAGAAACTATGATATGGAAGATAAATTAACTGTGAAAGAAATGTTGAGACTTCATCATTGTAGTTCAGATAATAGAATGGCTGAGAAGAATGGGAAAAATTGTTTGTCAGACGTTAGAAAGATCATGAAAATGGTACCAGTTGAAAATATGATGCAGAGTTCAAGTGAAAGTAAACTGGAGATCACAGCCAAGGATGATAGGATTAGTGGAGTGGTGAGTAGTAGCAGCAGCAGAGTTTATAATAAAGCAAGAAGGGTGATGGATGAGAATGAAGAAGAGAGTAGAAGATGTCATAAAGTTGATAGTTTACGCAGATCAATGCAACTTGAAGCTCGGATTTGCACGCTCGAGAACATGATTTCTCAGTTAAAAGTAGCAAGACTAGCAAGGAACAAGACAGAATAA
- the LOC107405838 gene encoding uncharacterized protein LOC107405838, producing the protein MEAQQKRKLLLMGLLFFSIFLSGVGAWTGEIHGRVICDVCGDSSIGPEDHILEGAEVAVLCITKSGEVLNYQAFTNAKGVYTVAETMPESDRWDACLARPISSFHDHCTHLGEGSSGVKFSYKRPSGYSHTVRAFVYRPSSVPTYCM; encoded by the exons ATGGAAGCTCAGCAGAAGAGGAAACTGCTGCTGATGGGTCTTCTCTTTTTCTCAATCTTTCTTTCTGGTGTTGGAGCTTGGACTGGTGAAATCCATGGCAGAGTTATCTGTGATGTCTGCGGCGATTCCTCCATTGGACCTGAAGACCATATTCTTGAAG GTGCTGAAGTAGCTGTTCTTTGCATTACAAAATCTGGGGAAGTTCTAAATTACCAGGCATTCACAAATGCTAAGGGAGTATACACTGTGGCAGAGACCATGCCTGAGAGTGATCGCTGGGATGCATGCCTGGCACGACCCATCAGCAGCTTTCATGACCACTGCACCCATCTTGGTGAAGGCAGCTCAGGGGTAAAGTTCAGTTATAAGCGTCCATCAGGTTATTCTCACACCGTCAGAGCTTTCGTCTATCGACCTTCCAGTGTGCCAACATACTGCATGTAA